Genomic DNA from uncultured Acetobacterium sp.:
CCTCTTTTTTAATGATCGCGGTTATCTTTTCCCTGATTACCTTTTTTATCAGTCTGGTCAGCAGAATTTTTGCCAAATAAATGAGATGAAAAGTAACAAACAAAAACCTCCTGATTGATGGTTTGTTAGCCATCATTCAGGAGGTTTTTTATCATTGAAGAACTGGTCTTAAAATCAATCCCATTACAGGCGCCATAATAGGGGTAATGGATCAAGTCAGGAGATCTTTAAAAGACCGTTTCAGGATGACTTAGATGATTGTAATCCGCAAACTTTTTTTATTTCTTGCCTTTTACTTTGGGGAGGTTCGTTTGGCTGGTACTGTCGTCAACAGTTTTTTTGGCAGGTTTTTCAATGACCGGTTTTTTATCATTCTTGTCATTAGCGGGTTTTAAAATATCGCCACTGGTGGCATCAATTTTTATCTGATTTGCTTTTTTGCCAGTTTGAATGATAACCTTGTAAACCATCACGTCATGCTCGGTACCCAATCGGATCGAAACAAAGGTTCCATCAGTTACGGAAGCCAAAGCAATCTGTACGGCGTTTTCAAATGAGATAGCCGGCAGGGTTGCAACGGGATCTTCGGTAGTGGGTTCAGCAGTTGGATCGGTAACTGGATCAGTGATTGGATCGGTAGTTGGGTCAGTGACAGGATCGGTAATTGGGTCAATGACAGGATTGGTAGTTGGATCAGTGATAGGATCGGTAGTTGGATCAGTGATAGGATCGGTAGTTGGATCAGTGATAGGATCGGTAGTTGGATCAGTGATAGGATCGGTAGTTGGATCAGTGATAGGATCGGTAGTTGGATCAGTGATAGGATCGGTAGTTGGATCAGTGATAGGATCGGTAGTTGGATCAGTGATAGGATCGGTAGTTGGATCAGTGATAGGATCGGTAGTTGGATCAGTGATAGGATCGGTAACTGGGTCAGTGATTGGGTCGATAGTTGGATCAGTAACTGGTTCAGCAACAGGATCGTTTTCCAATTCAGTTTTTAAAACATCACCGGTCATGGCGTTAATTTTCACCATGTTCATCAAGGCGCCGGATTTAACCTGAATCTTGTACACCTTTACAGTATGTTGTTTGTCCAATTTAATTGATACAATCGAGCCGTCAGGAACTGCTTCCAGAGCAATCGTTATGGCTTCACCAATGGTGATTACTTCAGCTTGGGGATCTTCCGAGACTATGGGTGGCTCCGGTGTAATAGGAGTCTCCAGGGGGGCAGTCTCAGCAAATACCAAACCAGTTGTGCTAAATGCTAGTAATCCGGTTAAAACAAACGTCAGCAGTTTTCTTTTCATCGTGTTTTTCTCCTTTTGATTTTTTAAATTAAATACATAATTAATATTTGGCAATAAAAAAACAACGTAATGACACGTTGCACAAAAACACCATAAACTGGTGCGATGGTTTGCAACTGGCTGTCATATATAACTACTTAGACCCTTTAGCTTTGCGTCCTTACCTTTCGATAAGTTTGCCAAATATTTAATTAACATCATAATAATACAATTTTCTCCGGCTGTCAAACTAAATATGAATAACTTAATAGTTAAATGTTGCGAAGTATCGGAAAACAAAAAATTAGTCTTTGACGGCTGAAAAAATGTTTTATATCAGCAATAATCTTTGTAATTTAGTAGTTGCTCGCATATAATACCATTATGAGATGATGACAATTGAATGGATCATGATTGGTTTAGAGTTGCTCTCTGATAAAATACATGAGAAAGATAAAGCATGGGATTATGGTTCAGGAATCAGTTAATTATTCCAGCTATTTGGATTATGTTAATAAATTGATTGCTTAAAAAGAAATGGAGATAATTGATGAATAATAGGGTTAAAAAAATTGGCATTTTGACTGGTGGCGGAGACTGCCCTGGGTTGAATGCAGTAATTCGGGCGGTGACCAAAAGCGCGATAGCAAATTATGGTTATGAGGTGATCGGCTATAAATTTGGTTACAAAGGGCTATATAACAATGATTTTATTAAGCTTGATTCCCACACTGTTTCAGGAATCCTCCATAAAGGGGGAACGATTCTTTACAGTTCCAACAAGGATAACCTGTTTGACTATCAGGTTGAAGAAAATGGCCAGTGTGTCAAAAAAGATGTTTCGGATATAGCAGTTGAAAATATGAAAAAAGAAGGAGTGGATGTACTGGTCGTGTTAGGCGGTGATGGGACCTTGACCAGTGCCAGGGATTTTGCCCGCAAAGGGGTCAATGTGATTGGGGTACCAAAAACCATCGATAATGATTTATCTAAAACTGATGTGACCTTTGGTTTTAACTCAGCAGTGGATGTGGTGGTGGATGCTCTGGACAAGCTACACACAACTGCAGAATCACACCACCGGATTATGATTCTGGAAGTGATGGGTCGAAATGCTGGCTGGATTGCCCTCCATGCCGGAATTGCTGGCTCGGCAGATGTTATTCTGATTCCGGAAATACCATTTTCACTAGACGCTATTGTCACCAAAATGAATGAACGTAGCCAGAGGGGGCTGCCATTTAGCATTATTGTAGTTTCGGAGGGAGCCATGGAAAAGGGCGGAGAGTTGACTGTTCAAAAAATCGTCTGTGATTCACCAGATCCCGTTCGGCTTGGAGGCATTGGCAATAAACTGGCCTTGGCGCTGGAGTCGAGAATACAGGATCATGAAATCAGAAATACCGTTTTGGGTCATCTTCAACGGGGCGGTATTACCTCTGCTTATGATCGGCTCTTATCCACCCGTTATGGAGTAGCAGCGGTAGAACTCATTGCCCAGGGCAAGTTCGGGAGTATGGTCGCCCTTCAGAATGGGAAGATGACGGATGCTTTGTTAGAAGATGTAATTGGAGAAAACAAACAGGTGGATGTCAATTCTGAGCTGATCCATGTGGCCAAAAGTCTGGGAGTTTCCTTTGGGGAAGAGATAACAGATTTACAATTGTAGATATTTCAGTTAGAAACAATCACAAAAGAGTGGTGATTCTTTTTTTCACCAGTATTCATTTCTGGGAGAATTTTCAGAGCATGGCATTCTGTTGCAAAAAAATGGTCAAACAGAAAAAGGTGTTTCTGTTTGACCAATTAAGGAATAATTATTGTGTTTTAGTAATAGCTGGAATAAACTTATTCTGGGGTAATTTCAGGGGAGTCAGCGGTGGTGTCTACAAGTTCGTCTTCAAAAACTACATCATCTTCATCTACTAAAATCTCGGAAAGTACTTCGAAAAAGAAGCCTTTAGCAGATGCCAGCGATTCGTTATGGGCAAACATTGCCAATTTGTGATAATCAACGAAGCCATCTTCGTCAGCATAAGGTTTCAGACGCTGAAGAAAAAATTCTTCAGTGACTGCATCTTCAAATTTTTCCTGTACCGTGTTAAAGATTGTAATTAATTCGCTTTTCTTCATAGTTATTACCTTCTTCGGCGTTATTTCAACCAAACAGAGTTGATAAATTAATTATAGGAGTGTGGACTAAAATAAACAAGGTTTATTTATGAAAGCAAGAAGATTTTTGTGGGATTATGGATTTGAAAAAGATAGATTTTTAAATTGACTATAGTATACTGTAAAAAAATAAGGATGTCTCCAAGAGACATCCTTTGAATTTAAAGCGTATGGGTGGACATGCTTTCGGCAAAGAGGGCGATCCCGCCGAAGATCAGATAGACCCCGGCGATGATGCCAAAACCTAAAAGCATCACAAAAGGGTTGAAAATTAAAAAAATCGATAATGCCATGTTAATGATTCCTGAGGCAAGCAACCAGCCAGTTCCGGTGGAACCTTGTTTTTTCATAACAGAAGAAGCAGTGATCTGATTCATACCAGTTGATAAGGCAATGAATGCCAGCATAAATGCCAATGTACTGGCTCGTGACAATGGATCGGAGAAGATCAATAATACCCCCAACAGGGTAGCCATGATACCGGCAGTCAGGCTCCAACCATTCTTGATTTCGCTTTTCGCAAAAACAATGATATGAAACATTCCATAAATAATAAGACCAGCAATAAAAAACCACATGATCATTTTGGCAGCGAACATAGGTGCGAAAAAGATCAGGCAGCCAAGGATGATCATTAGGACGGCAACAACAATCCCCAATGTTTTGGACATTTTTAGAAAATCATTCATCTTTTTTTCCTTTCAAAACTAAATTTTTACTCAAAATAATATCATTTATATTTTACCTCGTCATATTAGGATAATCAAGTTAAAAATAAGATTTGTAGAATAAAGGGGAAATAGGGAATGCAATTAGAAAAATAAATGCAAACAGAGAATGAATATATTAATAAAAGCAAGGAGATGCATATTATGTTAATAATCGGACCGCACCTTTCGATAGCAGGTGGATTTAAAAAAGCGGGTGAAGAAGCAGTGAAAATTGATGCTAATACTTTTCAGTTTTTCACCCGAAACCCAAGAGGCGGTAAGGCCAAAGCCATTGACGAAAAAGATGTAGTTGGGCTTAAGAGCATCATGGACGACAAGGGATTTGGACCACTGTTGGCGCATGCACCCTATACTCTCAATATGTGTTCGGCAAAGCCGGAAACCCGGGAGTTTGCCAGAATGATCTTTAAAGATGATCTGATGCGGCTGAAAGAACTACCCTGTGAACTCTATAATTTTCATCCCGGCAGTCATACTGGGCAGGGCGTGGAAAAGGGCATCGAGTGGATTGTCGAAATTCTCAATGATGAAATGTGGGCAGATCAGAAAACAACAGTTGTTTTAGAAACCATGTCCGGCAAGGGCACCGAAATCGGCAGAAATTTTGAAGAATTGAAACTGATTATCGATCAGGTTAATCTGAAGGAAAAGATGGGGGTCTGTCTGGACACCTGTCATGTTTATTCCGGCGGCTATGATGTGGTCGGAAATCTGGATGGAGTTCTGGAAGACTTTGATCGGGTTATCGGGCTGGACTATTTAAAATGTATTCATCTCAATGACAGCATGATGCCCTTTGGCAGCAATAAAGACCGTCATGAGAAAATTGGCTTCGGCACCTTGGGGGTGGAGGCATTCAAGCAGATTGTCACCCATCCACAACTCAAATCACTGCCCTTTTTTCTGGAAACACCTCAGGAGGATACCTTGGATTATAAAAAAGAAATCGATTTGCTCAGATCCTTTTAATTGAAATCGCTCTTAAGATAACCGTCAGATGGTGGTTATTTTAAGAGGCAAAAGAATATGGGTTGTAAAATTAGGAACAAAAACTGAGCCAGGATGCGATTGATCACATCCTGGCTTTTATATGGGAGAAAATTATCTGCTGTCAATTTTAGATCAGCAAAGATAACACATAACCCAATAGCATATCCTCATTCACATCCCAGGAATCGGCCATAATCGCCGCATCCTCCTCAGTCAGTTCCGGATGTCGGGCTGCGTAGGTTTCAAAATAGTCCAGATATTCAGATTTAATGGTTTCCATAGGGCACCTCGCTAGTATTTTCCATGATCAATGACATACTGATGAACAGCCTGGAGTTTTTCTAAATCCAGACCTTTGCCTCGCAGAATGGATTTTCCAGTTGTGAAAATATAGCCGCCTCCCGGTGCAGCCTCATCAATCATTTTTTGGGCAATATCGATACACTGTTCCGTCGAGTCGGATTTTAAAGCTTCAATGGGGTAGTTACCCATAATACACATGGTTTTTCCCACCTTTTCTTTAATCACCTTCATATCACCATATTCAAAAATTCCCACTACATTAGGATTTAAACAACCCAAATAATCATATAATTTTGACCAGTTTCCTTCAATAAATAATATAATCGTATATCCCATGTCGGTGAGACCGTTGACCAGCCGCGCAAAGGTTGGCCAGTAAAAACGTTCGAATTGCTTCGGGTTTAAGAATGGTGGCATATGAAGGGGCATAAAGATCGCCGGGATTTTTTTCGGCGAGCCGGAATAACCAGTGACACCCCAACGCAG
This window encodes:
- a CDS encoding DUF308 domain-containing protein, whose translation is MNDFLKMSKTLGIVVAVLMIILGCLIFFAPMFAAKMIMWFFIAGLIIYGMFHIIVFAKSEIKNGWSLTAGIMATLLGVLLIFSDPLSRASTLAFMLAFIALSTGMNQITASSVMKKQGSTGTGWLLASGIINMALSIFLIFNPFVMLLGFGIIAGVYLIFGGIALFAESMSTHTL
- a CDS encoding 6-phosphofructokinase translates to MNNRVKKIGILTGGGDCPGLNAVIRAVTKSAIANYGYEVIGYKFGYKGLYNNDFIKLDSHTVSGILHKGGTILYSSNKDNLFDYQVEENGQCVKKDVSDIAVENMKKEGVDVLVVLGGDGTLTSARDFARKGVNVIGVPKTIDNDLSKTDVTFGFNSAVDVVVDALDKLHTTAESHHRIMILEVMGRNAGWIALHAGIAGSADVILIPEIPFSLDAIVTKMNERSQRGLPFSIIVVSEGAMEKGGELTVQKIVCDSPDPVRLGGIGNKLALALESRIQDHEIRNTVLGHLQRGGITSAYDRLLSTRYGVAAVELIAQGKFGSMVALQNGKMTDALLEDVIGENKQVDVNSELIHVAKSLGVSFGEEITDLQL
- a CDS encoding deoxyribonuclease IV; translated protein: MLIIGPHLSIAGGFKKAGEEAVKIDANTFQFFTRNPRGGKAKAIDEKDVVGLKSIMDDKGFGPLLAHAPYTLNMCSAKPETREFARMIFKDDLMRLKELPCELYNFHPGSHTGQGVEKGIEWIVEILNDEMWADQKTTVVLETMSGKGTEIGRNFEELKLIIDQVNLKEKMGVCLDTCHVYSGGYDVVGNLDGVLEDFDRVIGLDYLKCIHLNDSMMPFGSNKDRHEKIGFGTLGVEAFKQIVTHPQLKSLPFFLETPQEDTLDYKKEIDLLRSF
- a CDS encoding PepSY domain-containing protein translates to MKRKLLTFVLTGLLAFSTTGLVFAETAPLETPITPEPPIVSEDPQAEVITIGEAITIALEAVPDGSIVSIKLDKQHTVKVYKIQVKSGALMNMVKINAMTGDVLKTELENDPVAEPVTDPTIDPITDPVTDPITDPTTDPITDPTTDPITDPTTDPITDPTTDPITDPTTDPITDPTTDPITDPTTDPITDPTTDPITDPTTDPITDPTTNPVIDPITDPVTDPTTDPITDPVTDPTAEPTTEDPVATLPAISFENAVQIALASVTDGTFVSIRLGTEHDVMVYKVIIQTGKKANQIKIDATSGDILKPANDKNDKKPVIEKPAKKTVDDSTSQTNLPKVKGKK